In the genome of Pseudomonadota bacterium, one region contains:
- a CDS encoding FAD-dependent oxidoreductase encodes MEKYPHIFSTGRIGSLTIKNRIKYAATETNFNYGDGYVTDKEVAYMEAQAKGGAGIVTTQGAYPDSKGEGKGFKGMMSIDDNRFIPGLAKIARVIKDNGALSCIQILHCGREGGVDLDYCLMPSIVPQKLSYFKAPREITAKQIKESVSDHIKAARRAVEAGYDMIELSGIVGYLISTFISRYTNKRQDDYCGDIRARCRLMMEIIQGVKAEVGKNVPVGIRLCGLELLDDRGGNAVEESIESFRLAEEAGADYLSVTIGWHESSQSVITRDVPMGHWLYVAETIKKAVDFPVTMAFRQFLPDIPERAIAEGKIDFWEACRPMIADPEIPRKAKEGKENEIIPCIACNVCFSRLYFHQPIMCSVRPSLGHEKDDKWGYYGFPPVKKKKNIIIAGGGPAGLQCAAVAAKRGHNVTLYEKGDVLGGSILLASKVDEGAIELMRPVSYLEGECRRNGVDIRLGAEFTSQTLNECDADAVIIAAGANVDIPAGIFSINPLIPEDIIKKGIMPGKRVLIISGEGAGLGTAIYLLRNGEYNITIVENSSKLGRDVNPFYLWQYIQLLKKKKAAIMLNSKVTAVNGNELSIEGKGEARTVGFDSIVVAQRNAALSGWSNMLNNIKKEVYFVGDAKKPRRLLNAIHDGYRLGMEI; translated from the coding sequence ATGGAGAAATATCCCCATATTTTTTCAACAGGACGCATCGGATCCCTGACAATAAAGAACCGTATAAAATATGCTGCAACAGAGACAAACTTTAATTACGGCGATGGTTATGTTACCGATAAGGAAGTAGCATACATGGAGGCGCAGGCAAAAGGCGGAGCAGGGATTGTGACTACACAGGGAGCCTATCCTGACTCAAAAGGGGAGGGAAAGGGTTTTAAGGGTATGATGAGTATTGATGATAACCGTTTTATACCCGGACTTGCCAAAATTGCCAGAGTCATTAAAGACAACGGGGCTTTATCGTGCATTCAGATTTTGCATTGCGGAAGAGAAGGTGGAGTAGACCTTGATTATTGCCTTATGCCGTCAATTGTGCCCCAGAAACTGTCGTACTTTAAAGCTCCAAGAGAAATTACAGCAAAACAGATAAAGGAATCCGTAAGTGACCATATCAAGGCTGCACGCAGGGCAGTGGAAGCAGGCTATGACATGATAGAACTGTCTGGCATAGTGGGTTATCTTATCTCCACATTCATTTCACGTTACACAAATAAACGACAGGATGACTACTGCGGTGACATACGGGCCAGATGCCGCCTTATGATGGAAATAATACAGGGTGTCAAAGCAGAAGTAGGCAAAAACGTACCTGTAGGTATCCGTTTATGCGGCCTTGAGCTCCTTGATGACCGGGGAGGGAATGCCGTTGAAGAGAGCATAGAGAGTTTTCGTCTTGCAGAAGAGGCCGGGGCTGATTACCTGAGCGTAACTATAGGTTGGCATGAGTCTTCCCAATCGGTCATTACAAGGGATGTACCTATGGGGCATTGGCTTTATGTGGCTGAGACAATAAAGAAGGCGGTGGATTTCCCGGTTACGATGGCTTTTCGCCAGTTTTTGCCTGATATACCAGAACGGGCAATTGCCGAAGGTAAAATAGACTTCTGGGAGGCATGCCGTCCCATGATTGCCGACCCCGAGATCCCCCGGAAAGCCAAGGAAGGCAAAGAGAACGAGATTATTCCCTGTATTGCCTGTAATGTTTGTTTTTCACGACTTTATTTTCACCAGCCGATTATGTGTTCTGTAAGGCCGTCGTTGGGCCATGAAAAAGACGATAAATGGGGTTACTATGGGTTTCCCCCTGTAAAAAAGAAGAAAAATATCATTATTGCCGGAGGAGGGCCTGCAGGATTGCAGTGCGCTGCCGTGGCCGCAAAAAGAGGCCATAACGTTACCCTCTACGAGAAGGGCGATGTCTTAGGCGGCAGTATATTGCTTGCATCAAAGGTTGATGAAGGGGCAATAGAGCTGATGAGGCCTGTCAGCTATCTTGAAGGGGAATGCCGGCGCAATGGTGTTGATATAAGGCTTGGAGCTGAATTTACTTCTCAAACGCTTAATGAATGCGATGCAGATGCAGTTATAATTGCTGCAGGCGCAAATGTTGACATACCTGCCGGAATTTTTTCAATAAATCCTTTAATCCCGGAAGATATTATTAAAAAAGGGATAATGCCGGGGAAACGCGTGTTAATTATCAGTGGCGAAGGCGCAGGACTCGGCACGGCGATTTATCTTTTAAGAAACGGGGAATATAATATTACTATTGTGGAAAACAGCAGTAAACTCGGCCGCGATGTGAACCCCTTTTACCTTTGGCAATACATACAATTATTAAAAAAGAAGAAGGCGGCAATCATGCTGAACTCGAAAGTCACGGCAGTGAATGGGAATGAATTAAGTATTGAAGGCAAAGGAGAAGCCAGGACAGTAGGATTCGACAGTATCGTTGTAGCTCAGAGGAATGCTGCATTATCAGGCTGGAGCAATATGTTGAATAATATCAAGAAAGAGGTCTATTTTGTCGGTGATGCAAAAAAGCCGAGAAGACTGCTCAATGCAATACACGATGGCTATCGACTTGGAATGGAGATATAA
- a CDS encoding flavodoxin family protein, producing the protein MKITAINASHRGDEGFTHFLINKIATGAAQQGALFETVVLTKHRINRCIGCQACHTEKSYLKCIYEDKDDVKEIFDKMREADILIFATPVYLFNMSGLLKIFLDRINSTGDSCKLQLSKSGLFFHHIDHELCSKPLVLLVCCDNLEDETPKNVISYFRTYSKFMDAPIVGTLVRKSGKLIGHGKSSEKEKQYPKIYDVYEAFQQAGKDLATTGRISPKTQKRANQHIINIPSVFNILMKFRPFKKRAIEKAKTIFV; encoded by the coding sequence ATGAAAATTACGGCGATAAATGCAAGCCATCGAGGCGATGAAGGTTTTACGCATTTCCTGATCAATAAGATAGCCACAGGTGCTGCTCAACAAGGGGCATTATTCGAGACTGTTGTTTTAACAAAGCACAGAATTAACCGCTGTATCGGGTGCCAGGCCTGTCATACGGAAAAAAGCTATTTGAAATGTATCTATGAAGACAAAGATGACGTTAAGGAAATATTTGATAAAATGAGAGAAGCAGATATTCTGATATTTGCCACACCGGTTTATCTTTTTAATATGTCAGGTCTGCTTAAGATTTTTTTGGATAGAATTAATTCAACAGGTGATTCGTGTAAGCTGCAATTATCGAAGAGCGGTCTGTTTTTTCATCACATAGATCATGAACTTTGTTCTAAACCGTTAGTATTGCTCGTATGTTGTGACAATCTCGAGGATGAAACTCCAAAGAATGTGATTTCTTATTTCAGAACCTACTCTAAATTTATGGATGCACCGATTGTGGGAACTCTTGTACGGAAATCGGGCAAACTTATCGGGCATGGTAAATCGTCGGAAAAGGAAAAACAATATCCTAAAATTTATGATGTATATGAGGCATTTCAGCAGGCAGGAAAAGACCTGGCGACAACTGGCAGAATTTCTCCAAAAACACAAAAACGTGCAAATCAACATATTATAAATATACCATCTGTATTTAATATTTTGATGAAATTCCGTCCCTTTAAAAAACGTGCTATTGAAAAGGCTAAGACAATTTTTGTGTAA
- a CDS encoding prepilin-type N-terminal cleavage/methylation domain-containing protein: MLLKDRSKAYIGVFKQCRGFTLMEMIITIVILSVIALFTFTFFVDLTKVYTSMESQRGIHQEAAYIVERISRELRDAKSVSVAGNSVAFLKSHVVATDASTNVYVRFRLSGTDLYRDSGPSSTSYTTSKIIGRNITNFTVAPTGALPQNTFAQVAVSVSQGGLTQSYATNVCPKNYTTTGSCIFTGRDFGGCYEDRIY, encoded by the coding sequence TTGTTACTCAAAGACCGTAGTAAAGCATATATTGGTGTTTTTAAACAATGCCGTGGTTTTACACTGATGGAGATGATAATAACCATCGTTATTCTCTCCGTTATTGCTTTGTTTACCTTTACTTTTTTTGTTGATCTTACAAAGGTTTATACGTCGATGGAAAGCCAGAGAGGTATCCATCAGGAAGCTGCATATATAGTTGAGAGAATTTCCCGGGAATTAAGAGATGCGAAGTCTGTTTCCGTTGCGGGCAACAGCGTTGCCTTCTTGAAAAGTCATGTTGTTGCCACAGACGCCAGCACCAACGTATACGTAAGATTCAGGCTGTCGGGCACAGACCTTTACAGAGACTCCGGCCCTTCAAGCACAAGCTATACGACGAGTAAAATCATTGGCAGGAATATAACTAATTTTACTGTTGCACCTACAGGGGCATTGCCGCAAAACACTTTTGCACAGGTAGCGGTTTCAGTTTCTCAGGGTGGACTGACGCAGAGCTATGCTACAAATGTTTGTCCAAAGAATTACACAACAACAGGCAGTTGCATTTTTACAGGGAGGGATTTCGGGGGTTGTTATGAAGATCGAATTTACTGA
- a CDS encoding type II secretion system protein, which produces MKKDGFTMIELIIFIVVAGIFVPLAFIAFSGAIKSGTAPETIIKARFIAEHKMEDITRNPYSSLPPAQSTYIAVPGSTGYEWKWTIQQLASADISTVSPPITDYTKYKKIVVYVKEPNNYEYKAFTIVTQRP; this is translated from the coding sequence TTGAAAAAAGACGGGTTTACAATGATTGAACTTATAATATTCATTGTTGTTGCAGGAATATTTGTGCCACTTGCCTTTATTGCATTTTCCGGAGCAATAAAAAGCGGGACTGCCCCGGAAACAATTATAAAAGCAAGGTTTATAGCTGAGCATAAGATGGAAGATATAACGAGAAATCCTTATAGCAGCCTCCCTCCAGCACAGTCAACATATATTGCAGTGCCTGGCAGTACCGGTTATGAATGGAAATGGACGATTCAACAATTGGCCTCTGCCGATATATCGACAGTTAGTCCCCCGATAACAGATTATACTAAATATAAGAAAATCGTTGTTTATGTGAAGGAACCGAACAATTATGAATATAAGGCGTTTACAATTGTTACTCAAAGACCGTAG